In Triticum urartu cultivar G1812 unplaced genomic scaffold, Tu2.1 TuUngrouped_contig_6471, whole genome shotgun sequence, a single window of DNA contains:
- the LOC125530661 gene encoding periaxin-like, which translates to MASNASMLAMIMACALLLTGSTCDAARNLADTTPAAGAPAWRGGPGVAAVPADTLALMPPMPSVTLPTVPQVTLPPMPAIVVPKAVLPPMPKVTLPTVTMAPMPAIVVPKVTLPPLPFVPNVNVPMPFAAPPPSA; encoded by the coding sequence ATGGCTTCCAATGCGAGCATGTTGGCCATGATCATGGCGTGCGCGCTCCTTCTCACCGGCAGCACGTGCGACGCTGCTCGCAACCTGGCCGACACGACCCCGGCGGCTGGCGCTCCCGCTTGGAGGGGCGGGCCCGGAGTCGCCGCCGTGCCCGCGGACACGCTCGCCCTGATGCCACCCATGCCGTCGGTCACCCTCCCCACCGTGCCGCAGGTGACCCTGCCGCCCATGCCGGCCATCGTCGTGCCCAAGGCGGTGCTACCACCGATGCCCAAGGTCACCCTCCCCACAGTGACGATGGCGCCGATGCCCGCGATTGTCGTGCCCAAGGTGACGCTGCCGCCCTTGCCATTCGTCCCGAATGTGAACGTGCCTATGCCGTTTGCGGCGCCACCCCCGTCGGCGTAG